From Alosa sapidissima isolate fAloSap1 chromosome 7, fAloSap1.pri, whole genome shotgun sequence, the proteins below share one genomic window:
- the ubxn10 gene encoding UBX domain-containing protein 10 has protein sequence MHVSMPKSSKGRKRNKLVHSQSSDATGLHPSPMTPRPPLNDRCTRSRGNLVKRSSLRTSSNIPELVEAISVPVLTLNKYRVLPSIEKKPEREPSLRGMEEKTSKLSLSDNFLLQLQYPQREQLLSPIQTYDASKSSPEMSVLSEVLCRPGSPLVFMESPEHPAEEMPLDNQGSLMLAIRTPCGIRIEHRFNPDSTLRSVIAAAKVHQGRGYTRSVVETMDMPRRTFTDLNMTLAQCGILNRSVLCISHVDFVDD, from the coding sequence ATGCACGTCTCCATGCCAAAGTCTTCTAAAGGTCGCAAGAGAAACAAACTGGTTCATTCCCAGAGTTCAGACGCGACAGGCTTGCACCCCTCGCCTATGACACCGCGCCCTCCCTTGAACGATCGCTGTACTCGTTCACGTGGCAACCTTGTCAAGCGGAGCAGCCTGAGAACGAGCAGTAACATCCCAGAGCTGGTGGAGGCCATATCAGTCCCAGTGCTGACCCTTAACAAGTACAGGGTCCTGCCCTCCATCGAGAAAAAGCCTGAACGGGAGCCGAGTTTGAGGGGCATGGAGGAGAAGACCTCCAAACTCAGCCTGTCAGACAACTTCCTGCTCCAGTTGCAGTACCCGCAGCGAGAACAGCTCCTCTCCCCCATCCAGACATATGATGCCTCCAAGAGCAGCCCCGAAATGAGCGTGCTGTCTGAGGTCCTGTGCAGGCCAGGCTCCCCGTTAGTCTTCATGGAGTCACCAGAGCACCCAGCAGAAGAGATGCCCCTTGACAATCAAGGCAGTCTAATGCTCGCCATCCGGACTCCATGTGGGATCAGGATCGAACATCGTTTCAACCCCGACAGCACCCTGCGATCAGTCATTGCTGCAGCGAAGGTCCACCAAGGGAGAGGGTACACACGCAGCGTAGTTGAAACTATGGACATGCCCCGTAGAACCTTTACAGACCTTAACATGACTCTAGCTCAGTGTGGCATTCTCAACAGGTCGGTGCTGTGCATTTCACACGTGGATTTTGTGGATgattga